One part of the Saprospiraceae bacterium genome encodes these proteins:
- a CDS encoding nitroreductase family protein, whose product MEPSFISYQPFTYTDQKMLSRGDDFYNMMDYRRTVREFSSKPVPISLIQQLIRTASTAPSGAHKQPWTFCIVQDPLLKKKIRVAAEEEEYENYHGRMPQEWLDDLAKLGTDCEKPFLETAPFLIIVFKKTYDLKNGNKCKNYYVQESVGIACGFLIAAIHYVGLVCLTHTPSPMNFLQEILKRPENEKPFLLIPVGFPAEQVSVPALHRKTLEEVAVFY is encoded by the coding sequence ATGGAGCCTTCTTTTATTTCATATCAACCGTTTACTTATACGGATCAAAAAATGCTTTCCCGAGGGGATGATTTTTACAATATGATGGATTATCGGCGAACCGTTCGGGAGTTTTCTTCAAAACCAGTGCCCATATCACTTATTCAACAATTAATTCGCACAGCAAGTACTGCACCTTCTGGAGCGCATAAACAACCCTGGACTTTTTGTATCGTACAGGATCCTCTTCTTAAGAAAAAAATCAGAGTTGCGGCAGAAGAAGAAGAATATGAAAACTATCATGGCCGGATGCCTCAGGAATGGCTGGATGATCTTGCTAAATTAGGAACCGATTGTGAAAAGCCATTTTTGGAAACGGCTCCATTTTTAATTATTGTGTTTAAAAAAACCTATGACCTAAAGAATGGCAATAAATGTAAGAATTATTATGTGCAAGAGTCTGTCGGGATTGCATGTGGTTTCTTAATTGCAGCAATCCATTATGTTGGTTTAGTTTGTCTTACACATACACCGAGTCCGATGAATTTTTTACAAGAAATTTTAAAGAGACCAGAAAACGAAAAACCTTTTTTATTGATACCTGTTGGTTTTCCTGCTGAACAAGTTAGTGTTCCTGCATTGCATCGGAAAACTTTAGAAGAGGTAGCAGTATTTTATTGA
- a CDS encoding SDR family oxidoreductase, with protein sequence MNAVITGASKGLGKAIAIALVQKGFNVFIHSRSEGDLDKVKQELLALNPKCKVFYFACDISNKEAIKALAISILSVFREVDILINNAGVYLPGTISAEPEGTLEQLLNTNLYSAYHLTRAILPNMLHRNSGHIFNMCSIASLDSYPGGSSYCISKFALLGFSKCLREELKDKGIRVTSILPGATWSDSWKGANLPIDRIMQATDIAKIVLCAIELSPSAVLEEIIVRPQLGDL encoded by the coding sequence ATGAATGCAGTTATAACAGGTGCAAGTAAAGGCTTAGGAAAGGCCATTGCGATTGCATTAGTACAAAAAGGTTTTAATGTTTTTATACATTCCCGATCAGAGGGTGATTTAGATAAAGTAAAGCAAGAGCTGCTTGCTTTAAACCCAAAATGTAAAGTTTTTTATTTCGCTTGTGACATCTCTAACAAAGAAGCAATAAAAGCATTGGCGATTTCTATTTTATCCGTATTTAGAGAAGTGGATATATTAATTAATAATGCAGGTGTATATTTGCCAGGTACTATAAGTGCTGAACCCGAAGGGACTTTAGAGCAATTGTTAAACACAAATCTATATAGTGCATATCATTTGACTCGTGCTATATTGCCAAATATGCTTCATCGCAATTCAGGGCATATATTTAATATGTGTTCAATTGCAAGTCTTGATTCTTATCCTGGAGGAAGTTCATATTGTATAAGCAAGTTTGCATTGTTGGGATTTAGTAAATGTCTGCGTGAAGAATTGAAAGATAAGGGGATCCGGGTAACATCTATTTTACCTGGAGCTACCTGGTCTGATTCCTGGAAAGGTGCTAATTTACCTATAGATAGAATAATGCAAGCAACAGATATCGCCAAAATTGTACTATGTGCCATTGAATTAAGTCCTTCGGCGGTTTTAGAAGAAATTATTGTAAGACCACAGCTAGGAGATCTTTGA
- a CDS encoding T9SS type A sorting domain-containing protein, with the protein MRRSNSWLMVIILTGSVFYLFAKPKGPNTLLVDCPAPITLIEGSKYDTSVTGVPKVTENNGGAVTISYLEVYQKGDCKNHADLVLRIFTITNSIGEQVRCNQNITIKHLNVTDIYMPADTTIDYPDSLNDFTQKLLKLPKTLGSVKISYFDTRISQNCNIPIRVRRQWSLEDICNGQIRTGTTFLNIHKYFNSFKQFNNQSDAICVDEGFVNLSPVGDFKPYTYKWSTGDTVSFLNNKSPGSYTLTVTDRFNCTASIVYNLLSMSQRADIGGKIATDVGIRVVPDSLVFENPSLIQKYCVSQQSGIHYGFTLKTKKIGQYNYRFVKNTGARDAITTKDIILIQRHILNISRFKDTLQNIAADVNNNFNITASDITELRRLILGIKESFTNVKPWYFLRSDWRSVAKPNRPISEIEFKGINVPNFPLTNVNVFALKMGDIDLSYDGFKSETMITRAISDDVILNIKEAVFNNGNYWIPVFLNSNVPMLGIQFRLQNLKTDSLEICGLQLETSSTFMNGNSIAISWSEGIPLKWNQDLPLFYIKAGDPKDIILDPSFEMAWYDQYLQEFAIKFNKVQMNSVFGNSNLFYPNPTTDKIYFKIPNDVFQLRIYNLDGRLIQTNEVLKQQPLSTNHLIKGTYILSCSAGTNFIGSDVLIIK; encoded by the coding sequence ATGAGACGAAGTAATTCATGGTTAATGGTTATAATTCTGACAGGGAGTGTTTTTTACCTGTTTGCCAAACCTAAAGGTCCCAACACACTTTTGGTTGATTGCCCTGCTCCAATTACTTTAATTGAAGGGTCTAAATATGATACTTCAGTAACTGGAGTTCCAAAAGTTACAGAAAACAATGGTGGTGCAGTCACAATTTCTTATTTAGAAGTTTATCAAAAAGGGGATTGCAAGAATCATGCAGATTTGGTGTTGCGAATATTTACAATTACAAATTCAATTGGCGAGCAAGTTCGTTGTAATCAAAATATTACAATTAAACATTTGAATGTTACGGATATTTATATGCCTGCAGATACAACGATTGATTATCCAGATAGTCTGAATGATTTTACTCAGAAATTGTTAAAATTACCGAAGACATTAGGTTCTGTTAAAATATCTTATTTTGATACTAGAATTTCGCAAAATTGTAATATTCCTATCCGAGTTCGGCGACAATGGTCTTTGGAAGATATCTGTAACGGACAAATAAGAACTGGAACTACCTTTTTAAATATCCACAAATATTTTAACAGTTTTAAACAATTCAATAATCAATCTGATGCAATTTGTGTGGATGAAGGATTTGTCAATTTAAGTCCGGTTGGAGATTTTAAACCCTATACTTATAAATGGTCCACAGGTGATACGGTTTCATTTTTAAACAATAAATCACCCGGAAGCTATACTTTGACAGTTACAGATCGTTTTAATTGTACTGCAAGTATTGTATACAATTTGCTTTCTATGTCGCAACGAGCTGATATTGGTGGCAAGATTGCTACGGATGTTGGAATCAGAGTAGTACCAGATTCTCTTGTCTTTGAGAATCCAAGTTTAATTCAGAAATATTGTGTTTCGCAACAAAGTGGAATTCATTATGGCTTTACTTTAAAAACAAAAAAAATAGGGCAGTATAATTATCGATTTGTTAAAAATACTGGAGCAAGAGATGCTATTACTACAAAAGATATAATTTTAATTCAGCGACATATTTTAAATATAAGTAGGTTTAAGGATACACTTCAAAATATTGCTGCGGATGTAAATAACAATTTTAATATAACGGCTTCTGATATCACAGAGTTAAGAAGATTAATTTTAGGTATTAAAGAGAGTTTTACAAACGTAAAACCTTGGTATTTTTTACGTTCAGATTGGCGTTCTGTTGCTAAACCGAATCGACCTATTTCCGAAATTGAATTTAAAGGGATCAATGTGCCAAATTTTCCATTGACCAATGTCAATGTATTCGCTTTAAAAATGGGTGATATCGATTTAAGTTATGATGGATTTAAATCAGAGACCATGATTACCAGAGCGATTTCTGATGATGTGATTTTAAATATTAAAGAGGCTGTTTTTAATAATGGAAATTATTGGATTCCTGTTTTTTTAAATTCAAATGTACCAATGCTCGGAATTCAATTTCGATTGCAAAATTTAAAAACGGATTCACTTGAAATATGTGGATTGCAATTAGAAACTTCCAGTACTTTTATGAATGGAAATTCAATTGCTATAAGTTGGAGCGAAGGCATACCACTAAAATGGAATCAGGATTTACCACTATTTTACATTAAAGCCGGGGACCCAAAAGATATTATATTGGATCCGTCTTTTGAAATGGCTTGGTATGATCAATATTTGCAAGAATTTGCTATCAAATTTAACAAGGTGCAAATGAATTCAGTGTTTGGAAATTCAAATCTATTTTATCCGAATCCAACCACTGATAAAATTTATTTTAAAATACCCAATGATGTATTTCAATTGCGTATTTATAATCTTGATGGAAGACTCATTCAAACGAATGAAGTGCTTAAACAGCAACCATTGAGTACAAATCATTTGATAAAGGGAACCTACATTCTTTCCTGTTCAGCCGGAACAAATTTTATAGGAAGTGATGTACTCATTATAAAGTAG
- the queG gene encoding tRNA epoxyqueuosine(34) reductase QueG, protein MKHSAEGLKKFAKQLGFDKVGVVKSRQLEDEARKLEHWLHQNYHGEMSYLERYFDFRIDPNKLIPGTKSILVFSLNYFQKVEEISDDRPKISMYAIGKDYHKVIRTKTKALIRWMKSEFGDIQARAFVDSGPVLERVWAHEAGIAWTGKNTLSIHPKSGSYFFLACILTDLEFEYDQPIKDYCGTCRKCIDACPTQAFHSNGYLLDASKCISYLTIELKNAIPDTFHGKMENWIFGCDICQQVCPWNRFSTNTDEEEFVNSKNPGTITSLEWLEMNESEFQYRFNNSALKRTGLKGIQRNIRFIEKRKS, encoded by the coding sequence ATGAAGCATTCAGCGGAAGGATTAAAAAAATTTGCAAAACAATTGGGTTTCGACAAAGTTGGCGTTGTTAAATCAAGACAATTAGAGGACGAAGCTCGTAAACTGGAACACTGGTTGCATCAAAATTATCATGGAGAAATGAGTTATCTGGAGCGATATTTCGATTTTCGAATAGACCCAAATAAACTAATACCTGGAACCAAATCAATTCTAGTATTTTCACTAAATTATTTTCAAAAAGTTGAAGAAATTTCTGATGATCGTCCTAAAATATCAATGTATGCCATAGGGAAAGATTATCACAAAGTTATCCGGACTAAAACGAAAGCATTGATTCGATGGATGAAATCAGAATTTGGGGATATTCAAGCCAGAGCCTTTGTTGATTCCGGGCCTGTATTAGAGCGCGTTTGGGCACATGAAGCAGGAATTGCCTGGACTGGAAAGAATACACTCTCTATCCATCCTAAAAGCGGTTCTTATTTTTTTTTAGCATGTATCTTAACAGATCTTGAATTTGAATATGATCAACCCATAAAGGACTATTGTGGTACTTGTCGAAAATGTATCGATGCATGTCCTACACAAGCTTTCCATTCAAATGGTTATCTTTTGGATGCTAGTAAATGTATTTCTTATTTAACCATTGAGTTAAAGAATGCTATCCCGGATACGTTTCATGGCAAAATGGAAAACTGGATTTTTGGTTGCGATATTTGTCAGCAGGTTTGTCCGTGGAACCGATTTTCTACAAATACAGATGAAGAAGAATTTGTGAATTCAAAAAATCCAGGAACTATAACAAGTTTAGAATGGTTGGAAATGAACGAATCTGAATTTCAATATCGTTTTAATAATTCAGCTTTAAAACGGACGGGCTTAAAGGGTATTCAACGCAATATTCGCTTTATTGAAAAACGCAAATCCTAG
- a CDS encoding outer membrane beta-barrel protein, protein MKNKVFSIAMLIFLSCSLINAQVTPPEPPTPPVAPEVQPIPKIVDTTRFNLGNKQILIIDSKSQNSNSEIDEELEESMKDIKIEIEEHKRELDNAKREQERKLGKGSHGENKAPDKDHSKKMDKKKSSANVGFLDFNLGFNILNFGNSIPESTQDDLKIKSWGSWSYTFTFLPTKIYLGSPNFMLMTGFGWRIGQFEFKEKIDFVPKQSLVYTKNDQIKKSQFVIHQLQIPLGFYLQSNKIKGLGKIGIGLGGYAGLLIHQELETKTEDPKRSIETEEDFGFEDFRYGLSAQVDIGAIKLFANMDMNKLWKDNDIKNIECGIWFDF, encoded by the coding sequence ATGAAAAACAAAGTCTTTTCTATAGCTATGCTTATATTCTTAAGTTGTAGTTTAATCAATGCACAGGTAACTCCTCCTGAACCTCCTACGCCTCCAGTGGCACCAGAAGTCCAGCCTATTCCTAAAATAGTGGATACTACGAGATTTAACTTAGGAAATAAACAAATTTTAATCATTGATTCTAAGTCGCAGAATTCAAATTCTGAAATCGACGAAGAATTAGAAGAGTCTATGAAAGATATTAAAATAGAAATAGAAGAACACAAAAGGGAACTAGATAATGCAAAGCGCGAACAGGAAAGAAAATTAGGAAAAGGAAGTCATGGTGAAAACAAGGCTCCTGATAAGGACCATTCAAAGAAAATGGATAAAAAGAAATCTTCTGCCAATGTTGGATTTCTTGATTTTAATTTAGGATTTAATATTTTGAATTTCGGAAATTCTATTCCGGAATCTACACAAGATGATTTAAAAATTAAATCTTGGGGATCCTGGAGTTATACGTTTACATTCTTACCTACAAAAATTTATCTAGGATCTCCAAATTTTATGTTGATGACTGGTTTTGGTTGGAGAATTGGTCAATTTGAGTTTAAGGAAAAAATAGATTTTGTGCCAAAGCAATCACTGGTGTATACTAAAAATGATCAAATTAAAAAATCACAATTTGTAATTCATCAATTGCAAATACCACTGGGATTTTATTTGCAAAGTAATAAAATAAAAGGGCTTGGTAAAATTGGAATTGGTTTAGGTGGCTATGCTGGACTTTTAATTCATCAGGAATTGGAAACTAAAACAGAAGATCCTAAAAGGTCTATTGAAACGGAGGAAGATTTTGGTTTTGAAGATTTTAGGTATGGTTTGAGTGCACAAGTTGATATTGGGGCTATTAAATTATTTGCCAATATGGATATGAATAAATTATGGAAGGATAATGATATCAAGAATATAGAATGTGGTATTTGGTTTGATTTTTAA
- a CDS encoding RNA polymerase sigma factor: protein MEHLVDRVKRKDHAAFKTLYDMYSKPMYNLCFRILNQEDDAHDILQESFIKIFENIDQLQNKELLSAWIKRICVNTAIQAVKNRKKIQFEELDENPGMINLQEEKEVIHELEFENNIQAIHKAIAMLPDRYRIVFTLHVFEEYSHEEISKTLGIVSGTSRSQYLRAKQKLIEILKKNTNNVRPVEKIYSAI from the coding sequence ATGGAACATTTGGTAGATCGGGTTAAACGGAAAGATCATGCAGCCTTTAAAACACTGTATGATATGTATTCCAAGCCGATGTATAATCTATGTTTTCGGATTTTAAACCAGGAAGATGATGCACATGATATTTTGCAGGAAAGTTTTATTAAGATCTTTGAAAACATTGACCAACTTCAAAACAAGGAATTATTAAGTGCATGGATAAAGCGAATTTGTGTAAATACGGCAATACAAGCAGTTAAAAACAGAAAAAAAATTCAGTTTGAAGAATTGGATGAAAATCCGGGGATGATAAACCTTCAAGAAGAAAAAGAGGTGATTCATGAATTGGAATTTGAGAATAATATCCAGGCAATACACAAAGCTATAGCAATGTTGCCAGATCGATACCGGATCGTTTTTACATTGCATGTATTTGAAGAATATAGTCATGAAGAAATATCAAAGACCTTAGGAATAGTTTCAGGAACATCTAGAAGTCAGTACTTGAGAGCCAAACAAAAATTGATTGAAATTTTAAAAAAAAATACTAACAATGTCAGACCAGTTGAAAAAATATATTCAGCAATCTAA
- a CDS encoding gliding motility-associated C-terminal domain-containing protein, whose amino-acid sequence MATQLIDNQYFTNNLKVYSNICKAPSACINNLHLVPAGFTVEKIIGYFDNPLVDPNAYVNCNSQSSQTKTGTIGKDEKLPNLQSSCNLLCNKDFEDDKLVQNGAFGFFHQDLVSCWSTTATDQQIEIWGSGFGGVPAYSGNQFVELNANMVSTLFQNFTAALGGRVQISFAHRGRAGTDVLSVEIGPVGGILQNLGNFSADRNAWKYNTINYTFPDTGKTNYTLRFKSVSAAGGATVGNFLDAISISLPQPSASFTIIQPNCPNDQNGIIKIQGKQGSPPYKYNWLSPINSMDSTVYDVSPGVYQVEINDFYGCSETLTVRMDSNFKSDSVNQIQKVCESYKWPANGQTYTQDGLYKTVLKNLNGCDSIINLDLEIFKVHFKIDSFKICHAFTWPITGKTYYKNGRYHDTLKTIYGCDSIFSLNLEILPENKQIETIKICNSYTWQVTGLTYTQSGIYSDTFTNAYGCDSILVLDLQIWTSNQSTETIKKCESYSWPINGQTYTQSGFYYDTLKNVFGCDSILTLDLDILPITGSKLTVKNCESYVWLVNGKKFIRSGIYSDTLTNIFGCDSILLLDLEIFPSFKRFDTIKICESYTWPVTGKHYLSNGIYTANFLSQFGCDSSYYLKLEILESTTAVQTVSACNEYTWSANGINYLKSGTYPLHLINKDGCDSILFLNLEIHPEYRSENDVQVCDSYTWPINGKTYNKAGKYLFKFNTNDACDSIFILNLKINPNYTFYDTASVFDHFIWPVNQKLYDQSGVFHQLYKSVEGCDSLRILLLEIKYIGTVYVPNVFTPNGDGINDQFTVFASKEINTIDRLRIFNRWGELLYELLNFPPNVSHYGWDGNFQMQKMLSGVYIYTIDWTDLKGEKHIEFGDVTLIR is encoded by the coding sequence ATGGCGACTCAATTAATTGATAACCAATATTTTACCAATAATTTAAAAGTATATTCAAACATTTGTAAAGCGCCCTCAGCATGCATAAACAACCTGCATCTGGTTCCTGCTGGATTCACTGTTGAAAAAATAATTGGCTATTTTGATAATCCATTGGTGGATCCGAATGCATATGTAAACTGCAACTCACAGTCTTCACAAACAAAAACTGGAACTATTGGTAAAGATGAAAAACTTCCAAACTTGCAATCTTCTTGCAACTTGTTATGCAATAAAGACTTTGAAGATGACAAATTGGTTCAAAATGGTGCATTTGGGTTTTTTCACCAAGACCTTGTATCCTGTTGGAGCACCACTGCTACAGATCAACAAATTGAAATTTGGGGAAGCGGCTTTGGTGGAGTACCTGCTTATTCTGGAAATCAATTTGTAGAATTAAATGCAAATATGGTTTCTACTTTATTTCAAAATTTTACAGCAGCTTTAGGGGGCAGGGTACAAATCTCATTTGCACATAGAGGACGAGCAGGGACTGATGTTCTAAGTGTTGAAATTGGACCTGTAGGAGGCATACTACAAAATCTTGGAAACTTTTCAGCAGACAGAAATGCTTGGAAATATAATACGATAAATTATACATTTCCGGATACTGGAAAGACGAACTATACTTTGCGATTTAAATCCGTAAGTGCCGCAGGAGGTGCCACTGTAGGAAATTTTTTGGATGCGATATCCATTAGCCTACCGCAACCTTCAGCTTCCTTTACAATCATTCAACCAAATTGCCCGAATGATCAAAATGGAATAATTAAAATACAAGGAAAACAGGGTTCACCTCCGTATAAGTATAACTGGTTGTCGCCAATTAATTCAATGGATTCAACAGTTTACGACGTGTCTCCAGGAGTATATCAGGTAGAAATAAATGATTTTTATGGTTGTAGCGAGACCTTAACAGTGCGTATGGATTCGAATTTTAAAAGCGATTCTGTAAACCAGATTCAAAAGGTTTGCGAATCCTATAAATGGCCGGCAAATGGCCAAACTTATACCCAAGATGGTTTATACAAAACGGTTTTAAAAAACTTAAATGGATGTGATTCTATCATAAACCTGGATTTAGAGATATTTAAAGTACATTTTAAAATAGATTCATTTAAAATATGTCATGCGTTTACCTGGCCAATAACGGGTAAAACATATTACAAAAATGGAAGGTACCATGATACGCTAAAAACCATTTACGGTTGTGATTCAATTTTTAGTTTGAATCTAGAGATTCTTCCAGAAAACAAACAAATTGAAACTATAAAAATTTGCAATTCATATACTTGGCAAGTCACCGGATTAACCTACACGCAAAGTGGAATCTATTCAGACACTTTCACCAATGCATATGGATGCGATTCAATACTAGTTTTGGATCTCCAAATTTGGACATCAAATCAATCGACAGAAACCATAAAAAAATGTGAATCTTATAGCTGGCCAATAAATGGTCAAACGTATACCCAAAGTGGCTTCTACTATGATACTTTAAAAAATGTATTTGGATGTGATTCTATACTTACTTTAGACTTAGATATTTTACCAATCACAGGAAGTAAGTTAACAGTAAAAAATTGCGAATCTTATGTTTGGTTAGTAAATGGCAAAAAATTTATTCGAAGTGGTATATATTCAGATACACTTACAAATATTTTTGGATGCGACTCTATACTTTTACTTGATTTGGAAATATTTCCAAGTTTTAAGCGATTCGATACAATAAAAATTTGCGAATCCTACACATGGCCAGTAACTGGAAAGCATTATCTGAGCAATGGAATTTATACTGCGAACTTTCTGAGCCAATTCGGATGCGACTCTTCCTATTATCTTAAACTTGAAATCCTTGAAAGCACCACAGCGGTGCAAACTGTTTCTGCTTGCAATGAATACACCTGGAGCGCAAATGGAATAAACTATCTAAAAAGCGGAACCTACCCATTGCATTTGATCAACAAAGATGGATGTGATTCCATCCTGTTTCTAAATCTTGAGATTCATCCTGAATATAGATCCGAAAATGATGTTCAGGTATGCGATTCATATACCTGGCCAATAAATGGAAAGACATACAATAAAGCGGGTAAGTATTTATTTAAGTTCAATACAAATGATGCTTGTGATTCCATTTTTATTTTAAATTTAAAGATTAATCCAAACTATACGTTTTATGATACTGCAAGTGTATTTGATCATTTTATTTGGCCTGTAAATCAAAAATTATATGATCAATCTGGTGTATTTCATCAACTTTATAAAAGTGTTGAAGGCTGCGATTCTTTGCGAATATTGCTATTAGAAATTAAATATATAGGAACTGTTTATGTACCCAATGTGTTTACACCAAATGGAGATGGAATAAATGACCAATTCACAGTATTTGCAAGTAAGGAAATAAATACTATCGATCGACTTAGAATTTTTAATCGTTGGGGTGAATTGCTTTATGAATTATTGAATTTTCCACCAAATGTTTCGCATTATGGTTGGGACGGCAATTTCCAAATGCAAAAAATGTTATCCGGTGTATATATTTATACAATAGATTGGACAGACCTTAAAGGTGAAAAACATATTGAGTTTGGAGATGTGACTTTAATCCGATAA
- a CDS encoding endonuclease/exonuclease/phosphatase family protein, whose product MKLITWNCQGAFRKKAETILLQRPDILVIQECEHPEKLKFSSTTQLPNDIYWYSDGKKKGIGIFSYSDYKFELLPDFNPMFRYIIPLRVTGNGQTFTLLAVWAMNNKENREARYIGQVWFAINYYKNIIGNSTILIGDFNSNKIWDYKDRVGNHSEVVNNLAKINIHSVYHKHYDIEQGKENHPTFFLQRNKDKPYHIDYCFASEDLYIKVKNIEIGTYANWITHSDHTPMTINFDL is encoded by the coding sequence ATGAAATTAATAACCTGGAATTGCCAAGGAGCATTTAGAAAAAAAGCAGAAACAATTTTGCTTCAGCGACCAGACATTTTAGTAATTCAAGAATGTGAGCATCCAGAGAAATTAAAATTTAGTTCAACGACACAATTACCAAATGACATTTATTGGTATAGTGATGGCAAAAAAAAAGGAATTGGGATATTTTCATATTCAGATTATAAATTTGAACTTCTACCTGATTTTAATCCAATGTTCCGCTACATAATTCCACTTCGTGTGACGGGTAACGGACAAACATTTACACTTTTGGCGGTTTGGGCTATGAATAATAAAGAAAACCGTGAAGCACGTTACATAGGACAAGTATGGTTTGCTATTAATTACTACAAAAATATAATAGGTAACTCGACAATTTTAATTGGGGACTTTAACAGTAACAAAATTTGGGACTATAAAGACCGTGTTGGAAATCATTCAGAGGTTGTAAACAATCTTGCTAAAATAAATATTCATAGTGTTTACCATAAGCACTATGACATCGAGCAAGGAAAAGAAAATCATCCGACCTTTTTCTTACAACGCAACAAAGACAAGCCTTATCACATTGACTATTGCTTTGCTTCGGAAGACCTTTATATCAAAGTAAAGAATATAGAAATTGGAACATACGCAAATTGGATAACTCACAGCGACCATACACCGATGACAATAAACTTCGACCTATGA
- a CDS encoding M48 family metallopeptidase, which produces MPNLKAFSEFSEIHFRDFSLKMETVYENRRSARISLGKHHAILRLPILLSISQKEKHLDWAKNWVIKKFEQDQNLRSRYVPRNYQSGQCIQLRNQEFVLEILEDIDRKTALGNLKGKTLVIHLPIGINAYQKHKLCSTIISRIMASFFQSEISKRVFEINDQFFKKEIKSVRIKYNVSNWGSCSSNKIINLSSRLLLTPQFITDYIIVHELAHLVHMNHSPRFWALVEKVMPEYQKAEKWLNKNGETCNW; this is translated from the coding sequence ATGCCTAATTTAAAGGCTTTTTCAGAATTTTCGGAGATCCATTTTCGTGATTTTTCATTAAAAATGGAAACGGTTTATGAAAACCGAAGATCGGCCAGGATCAGTCTTGGTAAACATCATGCGATCTTAAGATTACCCATTTTATTAAGCATAAGTCAAAAGGAAAAACATCTGGATTGGGCTAAAAATTGGGTTATTAAAAAATTTGAACAAGATCAAAATTTAAGAAGCCGATATGTCCCTAGAAACTATCAATCTGGTCAATGCATTCAATTGCGAAATCAGGAATTTGTCTTGGAAATTTTAGAAGATATAGATCGAAAAACTGCCCTGGGCAACCTAAAAGGAAAGACCTTGGTGATTCATCTTCCAATTGGAATTAATGCATATCAAAAACACAAATTATGCAGTACCATAATTAGTCGGATCATGGCTTCTTTTTTTCAATCAGAAATTTCTAAAAGGGTTTTTGAAATCAATGATCAGTTTTTTAAAAAGGAAATTAAATCTGTCCGTATAAAATATAATGTAAGTAATTGGGGGAGCTGCAGTTCAAATAAAATAATAAATTTATCCTCACGCTTACTATTGACGCCACAATTTATAACAGATTACATCATTGTGCATGAATTAGCGCATCTAGTGCATATGAATCATTCTCCCCGATTTTGGGCTTTAGTTGAAAAAGTAATGCCAGAATATCAAAAAGCTGAAAAATGGCTAAACAAAAATGGTGAAACCTGTAATTGGTGA